The proteins below come from a single Aspergillus oryzae RIB40 DNA, chromosome 5 genomic window:
- a CDS encoding uncharacterized protein (predicted membrane protein), whose product MPDPKSSDAADHPSGSQQGRRFKLPGWLDHFNVRDLKVLFRCWAAAWVASLLIFIGPALHKIGIATFFGALVLYIVPPAGILFVYLLAALSLLFGMCLAWAWGLLTMKAALAARPDAQTKAMVQALQQQAVAIGNQTGTSPAAEAKVLVYDGFMLDARVTVVFYVMICVFIYFMSRVRVANPKFALAQIFGIIIADLFLLFGPSLPSFTASLPEVLIKPGAIGIGLGFACCLVFLPQSTSFVALTQMEQLVRLGEIPLKCTRQRFAGESLDLQQLTATKAKIIGAFKAMQPSLAFLPLDFSRGRWSSDDIKTLQEPLRQAILSSVSLMDYHITLLRSDQKLQGIQPLSQQGSDKSYMQEKRVREVGQYQLQESADLLQALNSPEHGVSRARTREALRKSTTELLELCSETSELLVQCLHAVNSGRWFRRAASRNHLDELVMKADTVLQTLQSTRSSCATETTEALLDSHADLFDENGHLKAPEHLGPHALRGIILGMVMEERILGTAETLERLLAQVHRLMQARTQERIWIPSGLRYAFSWLVNPRQKAPADDLTAAPATDPDDAEEQAKEAHRRLNISRGYGRPIRQSLLVRALTGFYHWFTNPGGMYALRMVVVTIAVAIPASIPHSAGFYYREKGIWALITAQTTLLVYMGDFTVSLVGRTIGTVVGGVLGMVAWYIGSGNGPGNAYGLAAITAVMTAILMWWRLFLPPIFTMAAIMGGATFVLVVGFSYDDTHTWQYGLPGHGYEAFWKRLVTVLLGFVAAFIVQIFPRPPSATRHICKTLSNTIRTLSDHYALLLSHWGRPETNSPIGAVAEKIAVEVAETLLSIQGSIGLLKFEMTFGPFHREALANMHVLCQDMNQALGRLLILSTSLPEHLQERFAQNVSLLNDHHIGDIMAVLSVIEQALKSGLPLPERLPTPLVKRCFEQWYAQHRAAELSTTLVRDENYRRYCVAISSYLKFLSAIDDMVLVLKGTLGESHLIERWQGEVPV is encoded by the coding sequence ATGCCCGATCCTAAGTCCTCTGATGCTGCCGACCACCCTAGCGGCAGCCAACAGGGCCGTCGCTTCAAGCTCCCGGGCTGGTTGGACCACTTCAATGTGCGGGACTTGAAGGTACTCTTTCGCTGCTGGGCCGCGGCCTGGGTGGCCTCGCTGCTGATATTCATCGGTCCAGCCTTACACAAGATCGGCATTGCGACCTTCTTTGGGGCTTTGGTGTTGTACATTGTTCCCCCAGCAGGAATTCTGTTCGTCTACTTGCTAGCAGCGCTGTCGCTCCTCTTTGGTATGTGCCTCGCATGGGCGTGGGGCCTCCTGACTATGAAAGCCGCCTTAGCGGCACGACCAGACGCACAAACAAAGGCCATGGTACAGGCGTTGCAACAGCAAGCAGTCGCGATCGGCAATCAAACAGGCACGAGTCCAGCCGCGGAGGCTAAAGTCCTTGTGTACGATGGCTTCATGCTTGATGCCCGCGTCACCGTCGTCTTCTATGTGATGATCTGTGTTTTCATCTATTTCATGTCCCGTGTCCGTGTCGCCAATCCGAAGTTTGCTTTGGCACAGATCTTCGGAATCATCATCGCAgacctctttctcctctttggGCCAAGTTTGCCCTCATTCACGGCTTCCCTGCCTGAGGTCCTCATTAAACCAGGTGCCATCGGCATTGGCCTGGGCTTTGCCTGCTGTTTGGTCTTCCTACCGCAGTCGACATCGTTTGTAGCCCTCACGCAAATGGAGCAACTAGTCCGTCTGGGAGAAATCCCACTGAAGTGCACCCGGCAAAGGTTCGCAGGTGAATCCCTCGATCTGCAGCAGCTGACGGCCACCAAGGCGAAGATCATCGGCGCATTCAAGGCCATGCAACCGTCATTGGCCTTTCTGCCGCTTGATTTTTCCCGTGGCCGCTGGAGCTCAGACGACATCAAAACGCTACAAGAGCCTCTGCGACAGGCTATTTTATCTTCTGTGTCATTGATGGACTACCACATCACCCTCCTAAGGTCTGATCAAAAGCTACAAGGAATCCAGCCTCTTTCTCAACAGGGGTCCGACAAGAGCTACATGCAGGAAAAGCGAGTTCGTGAGGTCGGACAGTATCAGTTACAGGAGAGCGCAGATTTGCTACAAGCGTTGAACAGTCCTGAGCACGGAGTTTCTAGAGCCCGCACACGCGAGGCATTGAGAAAGTCAACTACTGAACTGCTCGAGCTGTGCTCGGAAACGAGTGAGCTCCTTGTGCAGTGTCTTCACGCAGTCAATTCTGGCCGGTGGTTTCGTCGAGCCGCGTCGCGAAATCACCTGGACGAGCTTGTGATGAAAGCGGATACGGTATTGCAGACTCTACAGTCAACCCGATCGTCATGTGCGACGGAGACCACTGAGGCGCTTCTCGACAGCCATGCCGACTTATTTGATGAAAATGGTCATCTAAAAGCACCCGAACACCTGGGACCCCATGCCCTCCGCGGGATAATACTTGGAATGGTAATGGAGGAACGCATTCTCGGCACCGCAGAGACCCTCGAGCGACTCCTGGCCCAGGTCCACCGGTTGATGCAAGCGCGCACTCAGGAACGTATCTGGATACCTTCGGGCCTGCGCTACGCTTTCAGCTGGCTGGTGAACCCACGCCAAAAGGCGCCTGCTGACGATCTCACCGCGGCTCCTGCGACTGACCCCGACGATGCTGAAGAGCAAGCCAAGGAGGCGCATCGGCGTCTAAATATCAGCCGCGGCTACGGAAGGCCTATCCGACAAAGCCTGTTAGTGAGAGCGCTTACCGGCTTTTATCACTGGTTCACGAATCCCGGCGGAATGTATGCACTGCGCATGGTCGTCGTTACGATCGCGGTCGCCATACCTGCTTCAATCCCACATAGCGCTGGGTTCTACTATCGGGAGAAAGGTATCTGGGCTCTGATCACCGCGCAGACCACCTTGCTTGTGTACATGGGCGATTTCACCGTATCCCTCGTTGGTCGCACGATTGGCACGGTCGTTGGTGGTGTGTTGGGCATGGTCGCCTGGTACATTGGGTCTGGCAATGGGCCTGGTAACGCCTATGGCCTAGCTGCGATTACGGCGGTGATGACCGCCATACTGATGTGGTGGCGTCTGTTCCTGCCCCcaatcttcaccatggcGGCAATTATGGGCGGTGCCACATTCGTTTTGGTCGTCGGATTCAGTTACGACGACACCCACACATGGCAATACGGTCTACCTGGACACGGCTATGAAGCCTTTTGGAAGCGACTCGTCACAGTGCTGTTAGGCTTTGTCGCCGCATTCATCGTTCAGATATTTCCCCGTCCGCCCTCCGCAACACGACATATCTGCAAGACATTATCCAACACCATCCGCACGCTTTCTGATCATTATGCTCTCTTACTATCCCACTGGGGCCGGCCGGAAACCAACAGCCCCATAGGCGCAGTAGCCGAGAAGATCGCAGTCGAGGTCGCAGAGAcccttctctccatccaAGGCTCAATTGGCCTTTTAAAATTCGAAATGACGTTCGGTCCGTTCCACCGAGAAGCATTGGCAAACATGCATGTCCTCTGCCAGGACATGAACCAAGCATTAGGTCGATTACTTATATTATCTACCAGTCTCCCAGAACACCTCCAGGAGCGGTTTGCCCAGAACGTGAGCCTGCTAAACGACCACCACATTGGCGATATCATGGCAGTATTGAGTGTGATCGAGCAGGCACTGAAGTCCGGCCTTCCCCTGCCGGAACGCTTGCCAACGCCGTTGGTGAAGCGCTGTTTCGAGCAGTGGTATGCTCAGCACCGTGCTGCAGAGTTGAGTACGACGCTGGTACGGGATGAGAATTATCGGCGGTATTGTGTGGCTATCAGTTCGTATTTGAA